Below is a window of Culturomica massiliensis DNA.
TTATTAATTATTGGATCAGCCTGTATTACCGGTGTTATCTGCAAATATATCTTCGGCTTGAATACGCCGGAAGTCGTCGGCCTGATCGCCGGGGCGCTGACCAGTACGCCCGGTTTGGCCGCAGCCATCGACAGCACACAATCTTCAGCCGCATCCATCGGATACGGTATCGCCTACCCTTTCGGGGTTATCGGGGTTATTTTATTCGTAAAGCTGTTGCCCGGTATCCTGAAAATAAATTTAAAACAGGAGGAAAAACGGCTGGAACTTCAACAACGTGACAAATTCCCGGCATTACAGACAGGCACCTTCCGGGTTACAAACGAGAATATTTTCGGAAAAAGCCTGATACAGCTTCAGGTACGTACCATGACAGGTGCCGTCATTTCCCGGATAAAACACGAAGATTCGACTTCCATCCCGACTTCGAAAACCGTTTTATTCCAAAACGATCTGATTAAAGCCGTCGGTAGCGCATCTGCCCTGCAACAACTGGGGATGTTGGTCGGAGAAGCCGTCCAGGAGGATTTGCCGCTGGCCACTTCTTACGAAATTCAATCCCTATTGCTCACCCGCAAAGAAGTCATCGGAAAAACATTGGGTAGCCTCAATTTACAGGAAACATTCGGTTGTACCATAACCCGGATAAGACGAAGCGGCATCGACCTTTCGCCGGAGCCCGGATTAATACTGAAATTCGGAGACAAGCTATTATCCGTCGGCCACCAGGATAGCCTGAAAGAACTGTCCAAGCTCCTCGGTAACGATGAAAAACGGCTTTCCGATACGGACTTTTTCCCCATTGCCATGGGAATCGTATTGGGGGTACTGGTCGGGAAAATAAACATCTCTTTCTCCGATAGTTTCTCTTTTTCTCCCGGCTTGACCGGAGGAATATTGCTGACGGCTTTAGTATTGAGCTCGCTCGGTAAAACCGGTCCTATTATCTGGTCGATGTCCGGAGCCGCCAACCTATTGCTGCGTCAATTGGGACTCTTGCTTTTTTTAGCCGAAGTAGGTACCTCTGCCGGCGCAAACCTGGTCGCCACCTTCCGGGAAAGCGGCTGGACCCTTTTCGGCGTAGGTATGGCCATCACTTTAATACCCATGCTCATTGCTTCCGTTATCGGCTATTTCATTTTTAAAATCAATATTTTCGATTTACTGGGAACCATTACCGGCGGTATGACCAGTACGCCGGGCTTAGCAGCAGCCGGATCCATGACCGACAGCGATGCTCCCAGCGTCGCTTATGCAACCGTTTATCCCATCGCTATGGTATTCCTGATTATTTTCATTCAGTTGATTGCCATAGGTATGTAAAAAGCTCTGATACCGAACGGATATCAGAGCTGTATAATCGGAATACATCGCATTTTATCCCGTCAGGGCTTGAGATTCTTCATCCTGACACGCCTCAGTATATTCTGCAATTCGAAAACGACATCAGGATAAAGTAATGCCGTATTGTCCCGTTCAGCAACATCGTCGGCGATACGGTACAATTGCGGAGTACTCAGATTACCCGTTTCTATTTTCGGCCCCCAGGTAATCAGGGCAGGACCGTCGTTCGGTTCGATGTATTTCCAGTCTTTAGTACGTACGGACAAAGTATGGTTGGCAGCCTGTTCTATCACCCAGGGGCGATCTGTCTGATTCTTACCCAACCACGTACCAAGGTAATCGAAACTGTCGGGAGCTGCCCCCTTAGGCAATTCAGCCCCTACCAGCGAAGCCAGTGAAGCGAACCAGTCGATTTGCGACACCAGAGCATCGGATATCCGGTCAGGAAGAACCTGACCGGGCCATCTGACAATGACAGGAATACGGGTTCCTCCTTCAAATGCACTGTATTTGTTACCGCGAAGCGGTCCTGCGGGACTATGTCCGTTCAAAAGTTCTTCCGCACGGTCCTGATATCCGTCATCTACGACAGGCCCGTTATCACTGGAAAGAATGATAAGCGTATTTTCTGCCAGCCCCAATTTATCCAAGGCATCGATGATTTGCCCCACACTCCAGTCGAATTGCACGATAGCGTCTCCCCGCAACCCCATCGGACTCTTTCCACGAAAACGCTCATGCGGAAAACGGGGAACATGTATATCGTTTGTGGCGAAATACATAAAAAAAGGCCTGTCCTTATGCTCCCGGATAAAACCGATGGCATGGGTAGTGATGGAATCGGCAATATTCTCATCCTTCCAGAGTGCCTTTCCCCCTCCCTTCATATAACCGATACGCCCGATACCGTTCACAATTGCCATATCGTGTCCGTGACTTGATTTCAGATTATAAAGCAACTCCGGATGATCTTTCCCCAGCGGTTCCCCTTCGAACGGTTTCCGGTAGCTCACTTCTATCGGAGCTTCCGGATCGTAGTCGGCAACTTTGCCGTTTTCTATGAAAACACAGGGGACACGATCGGCTGTCGCAGCCATTATATATGAATAGTCAAAACCCAGGTCGCCCAATGCAGCCGAAAGCGGAGCATTCCAATCCTGTTGCCCGTCCTTATCCCCCAATCCCAAATGCCATTTCCCGATTGCGGCAGTAACATATCCGGCATTCTTAAACATATCCGCCAGGGTATATTGCTCCGGACGGACGATCATTCCGGCATTCCCGGCCGCAACATCCGTTCCGGGACGTCGCCAGGCATATTCCCCCGTAAGCATCGAATAGCGCGAAGGCGTACTCGTCGCTGCCGTGGCATGTGCATTACGGAAACGTATACCTTCCGCTGCCAATCGATTTATATGGGGAGTCTGCACATTTTTCGCTCCATAACATTCCAAATCACCGTACCCCAAATCATCGGCATAGATAATCAAAACATTGGGGCATCGGCGGTCTGCCGAATCAGGGTTGAGCTTTTCGCTTTTCTGAGTGGCACTCCCGGTTACACAGGCCAGTGAAGAAAAACAAGTGAGAAATAAATATCGTTTCATAAAATTACCGATTGATTATTTACAAATTAAATATATCATTTTTCAAGCAAACCACATTCGGCTATAGAGAATTTTTTCGTCCCCGAAGTCGTACTCAGAATTTCAAATTTCACATACAGTACATGATCGGCGTCGAACAAAACAATTTGCTCTACCGGGTTATTGGTTATATTTCCGAACCGTCCCGAAACAACCGGTCTCCCCCAATGTTTCCCGTCCGTACTCACTCTGACAGAATAATTTTCAATATGGCCCAGACCATTTTCTACCGGATAATAAGAAAATCCGGACAAATCACGCGGACTGTCCAATTTTAAAATAAATGCAGCAAGCCCTTTTTCTATTTCACCGTCCCAACGGGAATGTACATCT
It encodes the following:
- a CDS encoding sulfatase family protein, which encodes MKRYLFLTCFSSLACVTGSATQKSEKLNPDSADRRCPNVLIIYADDLGYGDLECYGAKNVQTPHINRLAAEGIRFRNAHATAATSTPSRYSMLTGEYAWRRPGTDVAAGNAGMIVRPEQYTLADMFKNAGYVTAAIGKWHLGLGDKDGQQDWNAPLSAALGDLGFDYSYIMAATADRVPCVFIENGKVADYDPEAPIEVSYRKPFEGEPLGKDHPELLYNLKSSHGHDMAIVNGIGRIGYMKGGGKALWKDENIADSITTHAIGFIREHKDRPFFMYFATNDIHVPRFPHERFRGKSPMGLRGDAIVQFDWSVGQIIDALDKLGLAENTLIILSSDNGPVVDDGYQDRAEELLNGHSPAGPLRGNKYSAFEGGTRIPVIVRWPGQVLPDRISDALVSQIDWFASLASLVGAELPKGAAPDSFDYLGTWLGKNQTDRPWVIEQAANHTLSVRTKDWKYIEPNDGPALITWGPKIETGNLSTPQLYRIADDVAERDNTALLYPDVVFELQNILRRVRMKNLKP
- a CDS encoding aspartate:alanine exchanger family transporter is translated as MLESLLQSSYFALFLIVALGFVLGRVNFRGISLDVSAVIFIALLFGHFGVIIPKELGNFGLVLFIFTIGIQAGPGFFHSFKSKGKMLILLTLLIIGSACITGVICKYIFGLNTPEVVGLIAGALTSTPGLAAAIDSTQSSAASIGYGIAYPFGVIGVILFVKLLPGILKINLKQEEKRLELQQRDKFPALQTGTFRVTNENIFGKSLIQLQVRTMTGAVISRIKHEDSTSIPTSKTVLFQNDLIKAVGSASALQQLGMLVGEAVQEDLPLATSYEIQSLLLTRKEVIGKTLGSLNLQETFGCTITRIRRSGIDLSPEPGLILKFGDKLLSVGHQDSLKELSKLLGNDEKRLSDTDFFPIAMGIVLGVLVGKINISFSDSFSFSPGLTGGILLTALVLSSLGKTGPIIWSMSGAANLLLRQLGLLLFLAEVGTSAGANLVATFRESGWTLFGVGMAITLIPMLIASVIGYFIFKINIFDLLGTITGGMTSTPGLAAAGSMTDSDAPSVAYATVYPIAMVFLIIFIQLIAIGM